The following are encoded in a window of Gemmatimonadota bacterium genomic DNA:
- a CDS encoding SDR family oxidoreductase: MKTTTGRSLEGLRVAVTGGTSGLGLALVEALGEAGARVAFVARRKGFVREVAARLGVHGIAGDVARKEETYPIALRITSALDGLDVLVNNASSLGPVPLAPLADTDCEELEEALATNVVGPFRLTKALLGALAASARAGRPALVINVTSDAAATPYPGWGAYGASKAALSHMSRIWDAELREHGVRVQAFDPGDMDTPLHAAAVPDADPASLKRPAQSAAEMVALIASVARGAGAAA; encoded by the coding sequence ATGAAGACGACGACCGGGCGATCGTTGGAGGGCCTGCGCGTGGCCGTGACCGGAGGCACGTCCGGGCTTGGCTTGGCGCTGGTGGAGGCGCTTGGCGAGGCCGGCGCGCGGGTGGCCTTCGTGGCCCGTCGCAAGGGTTTCGTGCGCGAGGTGGCGGCGCGGCTGGGGGTGCACGGCATCGCCGGCGACGTGGCTCGCAAGGAAGAAACCTATCCCATCGCGCTGCGCATCACCTCCGCTCTGGACGGGCTGGACGTGCTCGTCAACAACGCGTCGAGCCTGGGCCCGGTGCCGCTGGCGCCGCTGGCCGACACCGACTGCGAGGAGCTCGAGGAGGCGCTCGCCACCAACGTCGTGGGTCCATTCCGGCTCACCAAGGCGCTGCTCGGCGCGCTCGCCGCCTCCGCTCGCGCTGGGCGCCCCGCGCTCGTGATAAACGTGACGAGCGACGCCGCCGCGACCCCCTACCCGGGCTGGGGCGCGTACGGAGCCAGCAAGGCGGCGCTGTCCCACATGAGCCGCATCTGGGACGCGGAGTTACGCGAGCACGGGGTGCGCGTCCAGGCTTTCGACCCGGGCGACATGGACACGCCGCTGCACGCGGCGGCCGTCCCCGACGCGGACCCGGCGTCGCTCAAGCGCCCGGCGCAATCGGCCGCTGAGATGGTCGCGTTGATCGCCTCAGTCGCGCGCGGCGCGGGGGCAGCCGCGTGA
- a CDS encoding S-adenosylmethionine:tRNA ribosyltransferase-isomerase, with the protein MTPAAFPDRRAAGKRLLVVAPDGGIHHAARSALRDLLGPGDLLVANDAATIPASLRGRHERTGAEVEVRLAGRRSLRAEDVRAFTAVVFGEGDHRTRTEERPAPPELRTGDVLALGPLIATVTALLNHPRLVEVRFAGSPQGIWAGLAAHGAPIQYAHLEPELALWDVWTGVAAFPAAFEAPSAGFLLDWRLLADLRRRGVAFATLTHAAGLSSTGDPALDARLPLDEPYRIPATTVAAIRRAWEGDGRVIALGTTVTRALEHAASGPGGLRPGAGLADQRIGPHTLLWAVDGIVSGVHGLGDSHYDVLRAFAPAGVLARASTELEAGGYRSHEFGDAVMVLRRGREAVAVPLRSRRVRRSTRLPGSAHTGRARTA; encoded by the coding sequence GTGACGCCCGCGGCCTTCCCCGATCGGCGCGCGGCGGGCAAGCGCCTGCTGGTGGTCGCGCCCGACGGCGGCATCCACCACGCCGCCCGCTCGGCGCTGAGGGACCTGCTGGGGCCGGGTGACCTGCTCGTGGCGAACGACGCCGCCACGATTCCCGCGAGCCTGCGCGGCCGTCACGAACGCACTGGGGCCGAGGTGGAAGTCCGCTTGGCGGGGCGCCGGTCGCTGCGGGCCGAGGACGTGCGCGCGTTCACGGCGGTGGTGTTCGGCGAGGGAGACCACCGGACGCGCACGGAGGAACGCCCCGCGCCGCCCGAGCTCCGGACCGGCGACGTCCTGGCGCTCGGGCCGCTGATCGCCACGGTCACCGCGCTGTTGAATCATCCGCGCCTGGTGGAGGTGCGCTTCGCGGGCAGCCCCCAGGGTATATGGGCGGGCCTCGCCGCCCACGGTGCTCCGATCCAGTACGCGCACCTCGAACCCGAGCTGGCGCTATGGGACGTCTGGACGGGCGTAGCCGCGTTTCCGGCTGCGTTCGAGGCCCCTTCCGCGGGCTTCCTGCTGGATTGGCGGCTGCTGGCCGATCTGCGGCGGCGCGGCGTGGCGTTCGCCACGCTCACGCATGCGGCGGGCCTGTCGTCCACGGGAGATCCGGCCCTGGACGCGCGACTGCCGCTGGACGAGCCCTACCGAATCCCGGCGACCACGGTCGCCGCGATCCGACGAGCGTGGGAGGGGGACGGCAGGGTGATCGCGCTCGGCACCACGGTCACGCGGGCGCTGGAGCACGCGGCGTCGGGCCCTGGCGGCCTGCGCCCGGGCGCAGGACTGGCCGACCAGCGCATCGGCCCCCACACCCTGCTGTGGGCGGTCGACGGTATCGTTTCGGGCGTCCACGGCCTGGGTGACAGCCATTACGACGTGTTACGCGCCTTCGCGCCGGCGGGCGTGCTCGCGCGCGCCTCGACGGAGCTCGAGGCCGGCGGCTACCGGTCCCACGAGTTCGGCGACGCCGTCATGGTCCTGCGCCGGGGAAGGGAGGCCGTGGCGGTCCCTCTCCGCAGTCGTCGAGTCCGTCGATCGACCCGGCTTCCAGGAAGCGCCCATACAGGCCGAGCACGCACGGCGTGA